The DNA region TGTTGTGGCTAGGCTACAATTGAGCTCATCTTCGGGAGCATAGCTCGCTATGTGACCGGAGTGAGTGAAAGCAGTTAACAACGCCACAACGCCAAATATGAAGAGTTAAATTAGTGACGGAAATGACGCATGCCGGTAAAGATCATCGCCATGCCGTGTTCATCGGCTGCGGCAATCACTTCATCATCACGCATTGAACCGCCGGGCTGAATCACGCACTTAATGCCAGCTTCAGCTGCAGCGTCGATACCATCACGGAATGGGAAGAATGCATCCGATGCCATCACACAACCTTCAACCTGTAGACCTTCGTCAGCCGCTTTAATGCCAGCAATTTTTGCTGAGTAAACGCGGCTCATTTGGCCAGCGCCCACACCAATCGTCATATCGCCTTTTGAGTAAACAATCGCATTCGATTTCACGTATTTCGCCACTTTCCAGCAAAATAGCGCGTCTTTTAGCTCTTCTTCCGTTGGTTGACGTTTCGATACCACGTTAAGGTCATCCAGTCCTACCATACCTTGATCACGATCTTGGACCAGTAGGCCACCGTTAACACGTTTAATATCAAATTCAGTGGTTTTGCTTGTCCATTCGCCACATTCTAGTAGACGTACGTTCTTTTTCGCTTCCACAACTTTAATCGCTTCTGCTGAAACAGACGGGGCGATAATCACTTCAACGAATTGACGCTCAGTGATAGCGGTTGCTGTCGCGGCATCTAATTCACGGTTAAACGCGATGATGCCACCAAATGCTGATGTTGGATCGGTTTGATAAGCGCGGTTATAAGCTTCTAGAATGTCTTTACCTAGCGCCACACCACAAGGGTTGGCGTGTTTTACGATCACACAAGCTGGCTCATTGAATTCTTTCACACACTCAAGGGCTGAGTCCGTATCGGCAATGTTGTTGTAAGACAGGGCTTTACCTTGGATTTGGCGAGCGGTAGAAACGGATGCTTCTTGAGGGTTAGCTTCTACATAGAATGCCGCAGCTTGGTGGCTGTTTTCACCGTAGCGCATGTCTTGTTTTTTCTCGAACTGTTGGTTGAAGGTGCGAGGAAATTTAACTTTATTTTTAGGAGAAGGAGCTGCATCACCTTCTTTATTGTCCCCGTAAGAAGGAACCATAGTGCCGAAGTAATTAGCGATCATGCCATCGTAAGCGGCTGTGTGTTCAAAGGCAGCAATCGCTAAATCGAAACGGGTTTCTAAAGTCAAAGACGTGTCGTTAGCATCCATTTCAGTAATGACGCGATCGTAATCGTGCGCATTCACCACAATCGTTACATCTTTGTGATTTTTCGCGGCAGAACGAACCATCGTTGGTCCACCGATGTCGATGTTTTCAACGGCATCTTCTAGTGTGCAGCCTTCTTTTACGACTGTTTCTGCAAATGGATAAAGGTTAACCACTACGATATCAATTGGGTTGATGCCGTGTTGTTCCATTACCACTTCATCCGTACCACGACGGCCTAATACGCCACCATGTACTTTCGGGTGAAGGGTTTTAACGCGGCCGTCCATCATTTCAGGGAAACCTGTGTAATCAGAGACTTCTGTAGCGGTGATGGCATTATCTTGTAGCAGCTTAAAAGTACCGCCAGTGGAAAGAATTTCAACACCACGTTCAGTCAGTGCTTGAGCGAATTCTACAATACCAGTTTTGTCAGATACGCTGATTAAAGCGCGGCGAATTGGGCGAGCGTTTTGCATGGCTTCCATATTCCTTAAATCACGGAGTTAAAAATAAAGATGTTTGCCAAAATAGGCCTAAATAAGCACGACTTTGGTAAAAACCTTTATGATTGTAGAGTGGTGCAAATCGCGAACCATACTCCAAGATTTGATGGCGCACATTCTAACTAACTTCAGACTAAAAAGCTCGCGCAATCGTTTGGCTTTTTCGTTTGTTAATAAATATCAGTAGGTTAATCTTTGAATATATCGCGGAAAAAGTGGCCGGTTTCTTTAGCCGCATCGCGAGTAGCATGACCAATCGTTCGGCCAGCTTCTTTGGTGGCTTGAGCGGCATCACGCGCGCTTTCTTTGAACTCTTGTTTATCTTGGCTTGCGCAACCGAGAGTCAATAAAGTAGAGCATATCAAGATAGCTTGAATAGTGAGTGTTTTCATTTCGATCCTTAAAATGAATAAGTGGTGTGTAAATAATAACCTCAATAGTATCTGGTGTTAAGTCAGGTTTTTATCAAGCTGAGTCGCGTAAAATTATGGTAGGAGAAATAATGATACGTTGTGGCGGTAGATGTGGCTGCTTCATTTTTCTGACCATTTGCAGTGCGGCTTGTTGGCCTATCTGTTTGGTTGACGTATTCACAAAGCTGAGTGAAGGGGTTGTGAGTTCTGCTTCTGCAGCATCATCAAACCCAAGAAGGGCAACTTGTTGGCCGATGTAATTATCTTTCCCTATGGTTTTTCCCGCCGCTTGAGCACCGTAAATAGCACCAATGGTTGTCGCGGAGCGATGGCATAAAATAGCTGTGATTTTCGGATGTTTATTTAACAATTTTTGTGCGGCATCGGCGGCCGACTGTTGGCGTTTGTCGCATTCTACGACCCATTCATTTTTAAAGGGCAGACCATATTGCATTAAGGTTGAGCAATACCCTCCAATGCGTTCGGCTCGAGTTAGGGAGCCACTGGTTCCACCTAAGTAAGCAATATGGCGATGGCCTTGAGCGATTAAGTGTTGGGTGGCTAGTGTAGCAGCGTGAGTGTTATCTGGGCCTACGTAGTCAATCTTGGCGTTTATGTCGGCTCGGGCAATGCTGATGGCCGGAATATTCGCTTGTTCGATAAGATCAAGACACGATTGTGTTCCCTCGCGGACAGGGCAAAACACAATGCCTGCGACACCTTGTTGGATCATCGATTGAATGCAATGAAGCTGTTTACTTTTATCGTTACCCGATTGGGCGAGAAACAGCATATAGCCTTGTTTTTCTAATTGATCACTTAGACCAGCCGTGATGCCCATATAAAAGGGATCGGTAATGTCTTTCAGCACTAATCCAATGAGATTGGACGTATGTGATCGTAAATTCGCCGCCGCGGTATTACGTACGTACCCTAAGGTCTCGATTGCTTGATTGACTTTACTGATAGTCGCTTCAGAAATTCGGCCTTTACCACTTAATGCCAGTGATACGGTAGAAACAGAAACGCCAGCATATTTGGCGACATCGGTGATTTTCGGTTTGGGTATGCTCATTGTCCGCTAAATTAATAAAAAGTGCATGAAGATAGATTCTTTTATCCGGATCACAAAATCAAACAATGCTTGTTTTGGTCGTAAATAACCGTGATCAAGTCTGCAAAATATGTAGGTAAAACGTTTTATCCTTTATTTCTAATTTTAAAACAATGCTGACACTCAATCACTTTGTACCGTGTCGGCATTTTTTAAATATAATTTGATAAAACGTTTTAGCAGTCTTTTTATCATCGATTTTATAACGAATACGTTATCACTTGGAGTGACAAACTATGTCTAACATAAAGAAAAAAACCACCATGTGGGAGTTTTTCCAAAGCCTGGGAAAAACCTTCATGCT from Vibrio casei includes:
- the purH gene encoding bifunctional phosphoribosylaminoimidazolecarboxamide formyltransferase/IMP cyclohydrolase, with translation MQNARPIRRALISVSDKTGIVEFAQALTERGVEILSTGGTFKLLQDNAITATEVSDYTGFPEMMDGRVKTLHPKVHGGVLGRRGTDEVVMEQHGINPIDIVVVNLYPFAETVVKEGCTLEDAVENIDIGGPTMVRSAAKNHKDVTIVVNAHDYDRVITEMDANDTSLTLETRFDLAIAAFEHTAAYDGMIANYFGTMVPSYGDNKEGDAAPSPKNKVKFPRTFNQQFEKKQDMRYGENSHQAAAFYVEANPQEASVSTARQIQGKALSYNNIADTDSALECVKEFNEPACVIVKHANPCGVALGKDILEAYNRAYQTDPTSAFGGIIAFNRELDAATATAITERQFVEVIIAPSVSAEAIKVVEAKKNVRLLECGEWTSKTTEFDIKRVNGGLLVQDRDQGMVGLDDLNVVSKRQPTEEELKDALFCWKVAKYVKSNAIVYSKGDMTIGVGAGQMSRVYSAKIAGIKAADEGLQVEGCVMASDAFFPFRDGIDAAAEAGIKCVIQPGGSMRDDEVIAAADEHGMAMIFTGMRHFRH
- the malI gene encoding Mal regulon transcriptional regulator MalI; amino-acid sequence: MSIPKPKITDVAKYAGVSVSTVSLALSGKGRISEATISKVNQAIETLGYVRNTAAANLRSHTSNLIGLVLKDITDPFYMGITAGLSDQLEKQGYMLFLAQSGNDKSKQLHCIQSMIQQGVAGIVFCPVREGTQSCLDLIEQANIPAISIARADINAKIDYVGPDNTHAATLATQHLIAQGHRHIAYLGGTSGSLTRAERIGGYCSTLMQYGLPFKNEWVVECDKRQQSAADAAQKLLNKHPKITAILCHRSATTIGAIYGAQAAGKTIGKDNYIGQQVALLGFDDAAEAELTTPSLSFVNTSTKQIGQQAALQMVRKMKQPHLPPQRIIISPTIILRDSA